In Nocardioides dokdonensis FR1436, the following are encoded in one genomic region:
- the nth gene encoding endonuclease III, giving the protein MPDPETPTALVRRARKTDRVLAETYPEARCELDFEDPFQLLVVTVLSAQTTDRRVNAVRPTLFAAYPDAPSMAAADRARLEEIVGPLGFFRAKTESLLKLSAHLVEHHDGQVPPRLVDLVKLPGVGRKTANVVLGNAFDVPGITVDTHFGRLARRLGWTEETDPVKVEHAVGALFPKKDWTMLSHRLIWHGRRRCHAQRPACGACPVARWCPSYGEGPTDPETAAKLVKTEARR; this is encoded by the coding sequence GTGCCCGACCCCGAGACCCCCACCGCGCTCGTGCGCCGCGCGCGCAAGACGGACCGGGTCCTGGCCGAGACCTACCCCGAGGCGCGCTGCGAGCTCGACTTCGAGGACCCCTTCCAGCTCCTGGTGGTCACCGTGCTGTCCGCCCAGACCACCGACCGACGGGTCAACGCCGTGCGGCCCACGCTCTTCGCGGCCTACCCCGACGCCCCGTCGATGGCGGCCGCAGACAGGGCCCGGCTCGAGGAGATCGTCGGTCCCCTGGGCTTCTTCCGGGCCAAGACCGAGTCCCTCCTCAAGCTCTCGGCCCACCTCGTCGAGCACCACGACGGACAGGTGCCGCCGCGGCTGGTCGACCTGGTGAAGCTGCCCGGCGTGGGGCGCAAGACCGCCAACGTGGTGCTCGGCAACGCCTTCGACGTCCCCGGCATCACCGTCGACACCCACTTCGGTCGCCTGGCCCGGCGGCTGGGCTGGACCGAGGAGACCGATCCGGTCAAGGTCGAGCACGCCGTCGGGGCGCTGTTCCCGAAGAAGGACTGGACGATGCTCAGCCACCGCCTGATCTGGCACGGACGGCGGCGCTGCCACGCCCAGCGTCCTGCGTGCGGTGCCTGCCCGGTGGCGCGCTGGTGCCCGTCGTACGGCGAGGGCCCGACCGACCCCGAGACCGCGGCGAAGCTCGTGAAGACCGAGGCGCGCCGATGA
- a CDS encoding TlpA family protein disulfide reductase: MTRRPLAIVLATAALVLGACGGGDGSFVPAPGPARIDVETPALRDMKAEAGIEDCRPGTGAPVEGGLPELELACFGGGPGVDLSALRGPLVLNAWFATCAPCKRELPVLQDFYEQHGDEVDVLGVDYADPITEGAMQLLTRSGVTYPQVADTQGDLSVDPVVRAVAFPTTVLVGADGTVEAVLPMEIRSVEQLEDLVAEHLGVRL; the protein is encoded by the coding sequence ATGACCCGACGTCCCCTCGCGATCGTCCTGGCGACGGCCGCGCTGGTGCTGGGCGCCTGCGGGGGAGGGGACGGCTCGTTCGTCCCCGCCCCGGGTCCGGCCCGGATCGACGTCGAGACCCCGGCCCTGCGCGACATGAAGGCCGAGGCCGGGATCGAGGACTGCCGACCGGGCACCGGCGCGCCGGTCGAGGGAGGGCTCCCCGAGCTCGAGCTGGCCTGCTTCGGCGGCGGCCCGGGCGTCGACCTGTCCGCGCTGCGCGGACCGCTGGTCCTCAACGCCTGGTTCGCCACCTGCGCCCCCTGCAAGCGCGAGCTGCCGGTGCTGCAGGACTTCTACGAGCAGCACGGCGACGAGGTGGACGTCCTCGGCGTCGACTACGCCGACCCGATCACCGAGGGCGCGATGCAGCTGCTGACCCGCAGCGGCGTGACCTACCCCCAGGTGGCCGACACGCAGGGAGACCTCAGCGTCGACCCGGTCGTGCGTGCCGTCGCCTTCCCCACCACGGTCCTGGTGGGCGCGGACGGCACCGTCGAGGCGGTGCTGCCGATGGAGATCCGCAGCGTCGAACAGCTCGAGGACCTCGTGGCCGAGCACCTCGGGGTGCGGCTGTGA
- a CDS encoding NUDIX hydrolase, which produces MSGHSGSVAPLPQWLLPVQEGAQAITADRLSRFTPPADGSARPGAVLMLFAEGPAGPELLLTERAHDMRSHPGQVSFPGGGVDPGETAVQAALREAEEEVGLEPAEVRVFATLPDLWLPPSNFAVTPVLGWWAHPSGVHIASSAEVHAIHHVPVSELLAAEHRVTVRHPRGFESPGFLIGPDNDVILWGFTGGIIAKLFDFLGWTTPWDESRICELPDYMLAADPRPRPDHPTTGGLLDIEDVPDRPDEDI; this is translated from the coding sequence GTGAGCGGCCACAGCGGTTCTGTGGCCCCGCTGCCGCAGTGGCTGCTGCCGGTGCAGGAGGGCGCGCAGGCGATCACCGCCGACCGCCTCTCCCGCTTCACCCCGCCGGCCGACGGCAGCGCCCGGCCCGGGGCGGTGCTGATGCTGTTCGCGGAGGGACCGGCCGGTCCCGAGCTGCTGCTGACCGAGCGTGCCCACGACATGCGCTCCCACCCCGGCCAGGTCTCGTTCCCCGGCGGCGGGGTGGACCCCGGCGAGACCGCGGTGCAGGCGGCGCTGCGGGAGGCGGAGGAGGAGGTCGGCCTCGAGCCGGCCGAGGTCCGGGTCTTCGCCACCCTGCCCGACCTGTGGCTGCCCCCCAGCAACTTCGCGGTCACCCCGGTCCTGGGCTGGTGGGCGCACCCCAGCGGCGTGCACATCGCCAGCAGCGCCGAGGTGCACGCGATCCACCACGTGCCGGTCAGCGAGCTGCTCGCCGCCGAGCACCGCGTCACGGTGCGCCACCCCCGGGGCTTCGAGAGCCCCGGCTTCCTCATCGGGCCCGACAACGACGTGATCCTGTGGGGCTTCACCGGCGGCATCATCGCCAAGCTCTTCGACTTCCTGGGCTGGACCACGCCGTGGGACGAGTCGCGGATCTGCGAGCTGCCGGACTACATGCTCGCCGCCGACCCACGCCCCCGACCGGACCACCCCACGACCGGTGGGCTCCTCGACATCGAGGACGTCCCCGACCGACCCGACGAGGACATCTGA
- a CDS encoding MarP family serine protease: MNLLDWLLALLVLAYALSGYWQGFITGAFATAGLLAGGLFGIWLAPIALGDANPSLLVTLGALFIVILAASLGQATLQYVGARLRSRITWQPVRALDAVGGAALSAVAVLLVAWALGVAVSGSRIAGVTPMVRSSTVLAKVDNALPQSAGGLLQAFNTVVGTSFFPRYLEPFAPERIIEVAPGDERMLRRPAVQRAAPSVLKIRGANSCGNGVEGSGFVYAPDRLMTNAHVVAGVDAPQVQLESGPVEGRVVYYNPDVDVAVVSFDSGSLPALEFAQAAPKDAVAVLGYPLDGPYDVRAARIRAEQRLRSPNIYGDGAVIREVFSLRGLVRPGNSGGPIISTRGDVVGVVFAASVTDGDTGYALTTDQVEQAADQGRAATSPVSTGACAG, translated from the coding sequence ATGAACCTGCTCGACTGGCTGCTGGCCCTCCTCGTCCTCGCCTACGCCCTCTCCGGCTACTGGCAGGGCTTCATCACCGGTGCCTTCGCGACCGCCGGGCTGCTGGCCGGCGGGCTCTTCGGGATCTGGCTGGCACCGATCGCGCTCGGTGACGCCAACCCGTCGCTGCTGGTCACGCTCGGCGCGCTGTTCATCGTCATCCTGGCCGCCTCGCTGGGCCAGGCGACGCTGCAGTACGTCGGCGCCCGCCTGCGCTCGCGCATCACCTGGCAGCCGGTGCGCGCGCTCGACGCCGTCGGCGGGGCCGCGCTGAGCGCCGTGGCGGTGCTGCTGGTGGCCTGGGCGCTCGGGGTCGCCGTCTCGGGGTCACGGATCGCCGGGGTGACGCCGATGGTGCGGTCCTCGACGGTGCTGGCCAAGGTCGACAACGCCCTGCCGCAGTCGGCCGGCGGCCTGCTGCAGGCCTTCAACACCGTGGTGGGCACCAGCTTCTTCCCCCGCTACCTCGAGCCGTTCGCCCCCGAGCGCATCATCGAGGTCGCGCCCGGTGACGAGCGGATGCTGCGCCGTCCGGCGGTGCAGCGGGCAGCCCCCAGCGTGCTCAAGATCCGGGGCGCCAACTCCTGCGGCAACGGGGTCGAGGGCAGCGGGTTCGTCTACGCCCCCGACCGGTTGATGACCAACGCCCACGTCGTCGCCGGCGTGGACGCCCCACAGGTCCAGCTCGAGTCCGGTCCCGTCGAGGGGCGCGTCGTCTACTACAACCCCGACGTCGACGTGGCAGTGGTGTCCTTCGACTCCGGGTCGCTGCCGGCGCTCGAGTTCGCCCAGGCGGCCCCCAAGGACGCCGTGGCGGTGCTCGGCTACCCCCTGGACGGTCCCTACGACGTCCGCGCCGCCCGAATCCGGGCCGAGCAGCGGCTGCGCTCACCCAACATCTACGGCGACGGGGCCGTCATCCGCGAGGTGTTCTCGCTGCGCGGCCTGGTGCGCCCGGGCAACTCCGGTGGCCCGATCATCTCGACGCGCGGCGACGTGGTCGGGGTGGTCTTCGCGGCCTCGGTCACCGACGGCGACACCGGCTACGCGCTGACCACCGACCAGGTCGAGCAGGCCGCCGACCAGGGCCGCGCGGCGACGTCGCCGGTCTCGACAGGCGCCTGCGCGGGGTGA
- a CDS encoding phage holin family protein, producing the protein MAIEPVKDTDPTIGRLVTDASRDISSLISKEIALAKSELKVSVKAGGIGAGLFAAAGFLGVLAIIMLSVAIAYFIHWAGLGLHWSFLIVFGLYVALAGLLVLIGIKKVKQVRAPEKAIAQGKQIPSALKGQHTA; encoded by the coding sequence ATGGCCATCGAGCCGGTCAAGGACACCGATCCCACCATCGGACGCCTGGTCACCGACGCCAGCCGCGACATCTCCAGCCTGATCTCGAAGGAGATCGCGCTCGCCAAGTCCGAGCTCAAGGTGAGCGTCAAGGCCGGCGGCATCGGCGCCGGGCTCTTCGCCGCCGCCGGGTTCCTGGGTGTGCTCGCGATCATCATGCTCTCGGTCGCGATCGCCTACTTCATCCACTGGGCCGGCCTCGGGCTGCACTGGTCCTTCCTGATCGTCTTCGGCCTGTACGTCGCCCTCGCCGGCCTGCTCGTGCTCATCGGCATCAAGAAGGTCAAGCAGGTGCGTGCGCCGGAGAAGGCGATCGCCCAGGGCAAGCAGATCCCGTCCGCCCTGAAGGGCCAGCACACCGCCTGA
- the nhaA gene encoding Na+/H+ antiporter NhaA, with amino-acid sequence MNSSTSSPRLFSRGSFLEDSRIAGVLRAETTGGLLLIVGALIAIVWANTPFAGTYEAIRDFKPLSAPLDLGAFTLHLDLSIGTWAADGLLAIFFFVVGLELKREFVAGDLRDPKRAALPMAAAVGGMAVPALLYLAWNFAAADGAPRGWAIPTATDIAFAVAILAVISTHLPSGLRTFLLTLAVVDDLLAITIIAIFYTEDLDLLFLALGILPILVFGFLAQKRIFPGFLLIPLALLAWVLVHESGVHATVAGVLLGFTVPVLRKDKDSDKPGLAEHLEHLVRPISAGIAVPVFAFFAAGVTVGGFSGLVDSFKDPVALGIVTGLVAGKAIGITGSTWLLSKFTKADLDDDLAWIDVIGLSMLAGIGFTVSLLIGELAFGQGSERDDHVKVGVLIGSALAVVLATIVLRSRNRVYKKLWEAEQVDTDRDDIPDVYQAGDNDPATPPY; translated from the coding sequence GTGAACTCCAGCACCTCTTCACCCCGCCTCTTCTCCCGAGGGAGCTTCCTCGAGGACTCCCGCATCGCGGGGGTGCTGCGCGCCGAGACCACCGGCGGTCTGCTGCTCATCGTCGGTGCCCTGATCGCGATCGTGTGGGCCAACACCCCCTTCGCCGGCACCTACGAGGCGATCCGCGACTTCAAGCCGCTCTCCGCGCCCCTCGATCTCGGTGCCTTCACCCTGCACCTCGACCTCTCGATCGGCACCTGGGCCGCCGATGGGCTGCTGGCGATCTTCTTCTTCGTCGTCGGCCTCGAGCTCAAGCGTGAGTTCGTCGCCGGAGACCTGAGGGACCCCAAGCGGGCGGCGCTGCCGATGGCCGCCGCGGTCGGCGGCATGGCCGTGCCGGCGCTGCTCTACCTGGCCTGGAACTTCGCCGCCGCCGACGGCGCGCCGAGGGGCTGGGCGATCCCGACGGCCACCGACATCGCCTTCGCGGTCGCGATCCTCGCGGTCATCAGCACCCACCTGCCCTCGGGCCTGCGCACCTTCCTGCTGACCCTGGCCGTCGTCGACGACCTGCTGGCCATCACAATCATCGCGATCTTCTACACCGAGGACCTCGACCTGCTCTTCCTGGCGCTGGGCATCCTGCCGATCCTGGTGTTCGGGTTCCTGGCCCAGAAGCGGATCTTCCCCGGCTTCCTGCTCATCCCCCTGGCGCTCCTCGCCTGGGTCCTGGTGCACGAGTCCGGCGTGCACGCCACCGTCGCCGGTGTGCTGCTGGGCTTCACGGTGCCGGTGCTGCGCAAGGACAAGGACTCCGACAAGCCGGGTCTCGCCGAGCACCTCGAGCACCTGGTGCGACCCATCTCAGCGGGTATCGCGGTCCCGGTCTTCGCCTTCTTCGCCGCCGGCGTCACCGTCGGCGGCTTCAGCGGCCTGGTCGACTCCTTCAAGGACCCCGTCGCGCTGGGCATCGTCACCGGTCTCGTGGCCGGCAAGGCCATCGGCATCACCGGCTCGACGTGGCTGCTGTCGAAGTTCACCAAGGCCGACCTCGACGACGACCTGGCCTGGATCGACGTGATCGGGCTGTCCATGCTGGCGGGCATCGGGTTCACCGTCTCGCTGCTGATCGGCGAGCTGGCCTTCGGCCAGGGCTCCGAGCGTGACGACCACGTCAAGGTCGGGGTGCTGATCGGCTCGGCCCTGGCGGTCGTCCTGGCCACGATCGTGCTCCGCTCCCGCAACCGGGTCTACAAGAAGCTGTGGGAGGCCGAGCAGGTCGACACCGACCGCGACGACATCCCCGACGTCTACCAGGCCGGGGACAACGACCCCGCCACCCCGCCCTACTGA
- the acs gene encoding acetate--CoA ligase, translated as MSDETLSNLLKEDRRFEPPAELAANANVTAEAYDAAAADPEAFWAEQAGRLTWATPWDRVLNWDDPPFAKWFEGGRLNAAYNCVDRHVEAGRGDKVAFHFVGEPVDDTRDITYAELQDLVCQAANTLIDLGVQTGDRVAIYMPMIPEAVVAMLACARIGAPHTVVFGGFSSDALASRLEDCQAKVVVTADGGYRRGAPSALKPAVDEARVKAAGLGHTVEKVLVVRRTGQDLGADSWDDAVDVWWHESVDRASTEHAHEAFDAEHPLYVMYTSGTTGKPKGILHTTGGYLTGAAYTHWAVFDIKPDDVFWCTADIGWVTGHSYIVYGPLANGVTQVLYEGTPDSPEKGRWWQIIEQQGVTILYTAPTAIRSFMKQGREIPDRHDLSSLRLLGSVGEPINPEAYVWYRHVIGGDRTPVVDTWWQTETGQILISPLPGVTAGKPGSAMVPIPGISAAVVDEEGREVAKGGGGYLVLTKPWPAMLRTIWGDDERYKETYWARFEKLGYYFAGDGAKLDDDGDLWVLGRVDDVMNVSGHRLSTTEIESALVSHPKVAEAAVVGAQDEDTGQAVCAFVILRDEAGDGGADIVEELRAHVRKEIGPIAKPRQIMIVPELPKTRSGKIMRRLLRDVAENREVGDVTTLADSSVMDLISSGVSGGRGDE; from the coding sequence GTGAGCGACGAGACCCTGTCGAACCTGCTCAAGGAGGACCGCCGGTTCGAGCCGCCCGCCGAGCTCGCGGCGAACGCCAACGTCACCGCGGAGGCGTACGACGCCGCCGCGGCCGACCCGGAGGCGTTCTGGGCCGAGCAGGCCGGGCGCCTGACCTGGGCCACCCCCTGGGACCGGGTCCTGAACTGGGACGACCCGCCGTTCGCCAAGTGGTTCGAGGGCGGTCGCCTCAACGCGGCGTACAACTGCGTGGACCGCCACGTGGAGGCCGGGCGCGGCGACAAGGTCGCGTTCCACTTCGTCGGCGAGCCCGTCGACGACACGCGTGACATCACCTACGCCGAGCTCCAGGACCTGGTCTGCCAGGCCGCGAACACGTTGATCGACCTGGGCGTGCAGACAGGCGACCGGGTCGCGATCTACATGCCGATGATCCCCGAGGCCGTCGTGGCGATGCTGGCCTGCGCCCGCATCGGCGCCCCGCACACCGTGGTCTTCGGCGGCTTCTCCTCCGACGCCCTCGCGTCCCGGCTCGAGGACTGCCAGGCCAAGGTCGTCGTGACCGCCGACGGCGGCTACCGCCGCGGGGCACCCTCCGCGCTCAAGCCCGCCGTCGACGAGGCCCGCGTCAAGGCCGCCGGCCTGGGGCACACCGTGGAGAAGGTCCTGGTGGTGCGCCGCACCGGCCAGGACCTCGGCGCCGACAGCTGGGACGACGCCGTCGACGTGTGGTGGCACGAGAGCGTGGACCGGGCCTCGACAGAGCACGCCCACGAGGCCTTCGACGCCGAGCACCCGCTCTACGTCATGTACACCTCGGGCACCACCGGCAAGCCCAAGGGCATCCTGCACACCACCGGCGGCTACCTCACCGGGGCGGCGTACACGCACTGGGCGGTCTTCGACATCAAGCCCGACGACGTCTTCTGGTGCACCGCCGACATCGGCTGGGTCACCGGCCACTCCTACATCGTCTACGGCCCGCTCGCCAACGGCGTGACCCAGGTGCTCTACGAGGGCACCCCGGACTCACCGGAGAAGGGCCGCTGGTGGCAGATCATCGAGCAGCAGGGCGTCACGATCCTCTACACCGCGCCCACGGCGATCCGCTCGTTCATGAAGCAGGGGCGAGAGATCCCCGACCGCCACGACCTGTCGAGCCTGCGCCTGCTGGGTTCGGTCGGCGAGCCGATCAACCCTGAGGCCTACGTCTGGTACCGCCACGTCATCGGCGGCGACCGCACCCCGGTCGTGGACACCTGGTGGCAGACCGAGACCGGCCAGATCCTGATCTCGCCGCTGCCCGGCGTCACCGCCGGCAAGCCCGGGTCGGCGATGGTGCCGATCCCCGGGATCTCGGCGGCCGTGGTCGACGAGGAGGGCCGCGAGGTCGCCAAGGGCGGCGGGGGCTACCTCGTGCTCACCAAGCCGTGGCCCGCGATGCTGCGCACGATCTGGGGCGACGACGAGCGGTACAAGGAGACCTACTGGGCGCGCTTCGAGAAGCTCGGCTACTACTTCGCCGGGGACGGCGCCAAGCTCGACGACGACGGTGACCTCTGGGTGCTCGGCCGCGTCGACGACGTCATGAACGTCTCGGGCCACCGGCTCTCCACCACCGAGATCGAGTCGGCGCTGGTCTCGCACCCCAAGGTGGCCGAGGCGGCGGTGGTCGGCGCCCAGGACGAGGACACCGGCCAGGCCGTGTGCGCCTTCGTGATCCTGCGCGACGAGGCCGGCGACGGCGGCGCGGACATCGTCGAGGAGCTGCGCGCCCACGTGCGCAAGGAGATCGGCCCGATCGCCAAGCCGCGCCAGATCATGATCGTGCCGGAGCTGCCCAAGACCCGCTCCGGCAAGATCATGCGCCGCCTGCTGCGCGACGTCGCCGAGAACCGCGAGGTCGGGGACGTCACGACCCTGGCCGACTCCTCGGTGATGGACCTGATCTCCTCGGGCGTCTCCGGAGGCCGGGGCGACGAGTAG